The following coding sequences are from one Halobacteriovorax sp. JY17 window:
- a CDS encoding sulfite exporter TauE/SafE family protein, with protein sequence METSIYPILLVIFFASTIRSAFGFGESLIAVPLLTFFIPIEIAVPLSVLLSTTIAFISMLTDFREVHFKSAKNLVFSTLFGIPLGLILLKYGNESQIKVTLGVLIISFSLFLLFYKSEIILNDKKSTTYFFGFLAGILGGAYGMNGPPLVVYGNLRKWKPQNFRATLHAYFFPASIIGMIGYYQLGLWTSKVTTYYLFSLIAIVPAIFMGKLINQNLPITLFKNLVYWMLVIIGCSLILESTVLN encoded by the coding sequence ATGGAAACCAGCATTTACCCTATTCTCTTAGTGATCTTTTTTGCATCCACTATTCGTTCAGCTTTTGGTTTTGGCGAGTCACTCATTGCCGTTCCTCTTCTCACTTTCTTTATTCCTATCGAAATAGCCGTCCCCCTATCTGTTCTTCTCTCTACTACAATCGCATTTATTTCTATGCTTACAGACTTTCGAGAAGTTCATTTTAAAAGTGCTAAAAACTTAGTCTTTTCTACTCTCTTTGGAATACCACTTGGCCTTATTCTTTTAAAATACGGAAATGAATCTCAAATAAAAGTAACCTTAGGAGTTTTAATCATTTCATTTTCTCTTTTCTTATTATTTTATAAGTCTGAAATTATTTTAAATGATAAAAAGTCGACGACCTACTTCTTTGGATTCTTAGCAGGTATTCTAGGAGGTGCCTATGGAATGAATGGACCACCTCTTGTCGTATATGGAAACTTAAGAAAGTGGAAACCACAAAATTTCAGAGCAACTTTACACGCCTACTTCTTCCCTGCAAGCATTATTGGAATGATAGGCTATTACCAACTTGGACTTTGGACAAGTAAAGTAACCACTTATTATCTATTTTCTCTAATCGCCATTGTTCCAGCAATATTCATGGGAAAGCTTATAAATCAAAATCTTCCCATTACTTTATTTAAAAATCTTGTTTACTGGATGTTAGTTATCATTGGATGTTCTTTAATTTTAGAGTCCACTGTTTTGAATTAA
- a CDS encoding HAD family hydrolase, whose protein sequence is MKISAVVFDMDGTLVESNIAFSSIRKEIGIPERYPILEYIEESLTGETKVEAYNTVHKYESIACKNAKEIRDITIFLSSLQEVNIPTGILTRNSKVITTETLEKFDWSFDLILSRDCAKPKPDPEGLALFSKKLHIPLEEILYIGDYDFDIETAKNAGAIAGLLLNEKNHYLKESADIIIENYMDLFNKYFG, encoded by the coding sequence ATGAAAATAAGTGCAGTAGTCTTCGATATGGATGGCACCTTAGTAGAAAGTAATATTGCGTTTTCATCGATACGCAAAGAGATAGGTATACCTGAAAGGTATCCAATACTTGAGTATATTGAAGAGAGCCTCACTGGAGAAACAAAGGTTGAAGCTTACAATACCGTTCATAAGTATGAATCTATCGCATGTAAGAATGCTAAAGAAATAAGAGATATCACAATCTTCTTAAGCTCACTACAAGAGGTCAATATTCCCACAGGAATACTCACTCGTAACTCGAAAGTTATTACCACTGAAACTTTGGAAAAGTTTGATTGGAGCTTCGACCTTATACTAAGTCGTGACTGTGCCAAACCTAAACCAGATCCAGAGGGCCTAGCTCTCTTTTCAAAGAAACTTCATATCCCTCTAGAAGAGATTCTCTATATAGGAGATTATGATTTTGATATAGAAACAGCAAAGAATGCGGGAGCTATTGCGGGCCTTCTTCTCAATGAAAAGAATCACTATTTAAAAGAAAGTGCCGACATTATCATCGAAAATTACATGGACCTTTTTAATAAGTATTTTGGCTAA
- a CDS encoding D-Ala-D-Ala carboxypeptidase family metallohydrolase, with amino-acid sequence MKYILILIGLISISCTMGLKDREIDWEEIAYMNGHNYYEDVTVEKMTRNPSAIAKEKKEVDQCSDQTQEELDNLDEMILKFDGKIHSPSDYDHTVAGLQRFIEDSGLTKYFSAREMISANNKSVARKCGYENLLPSRCRWKSAVAQGLLAVELRNEINKGSKSASGIHLRNWWRPTCYNSSVGGAKSSDHVQARGFDLDFNTPKERAIAQAYLCKMYKDGKPLSLQVGIGCQTLHVGIGSPKRLSNYPKDGSRFWKYGSLNNCSIKRIKEDDCWKFGEDGKLHIHTEDGGSGVL; translated from the coding sequence ATGAAGTATATATTGATTCTCATTGGTCTTATTTCCATAAGTTGCACTATGGGACTTAAAGATAGGGAAATCGACTGGGAAGAGATAGCTTATATGAATGGTCATAACTACTATGAAGATGTGACTGTTGAAAAGATGACGAGAAATCCTTCTGCAATTGCAAAAGAAAAGAAAGAGGTGGATCAATGCTCTGATCAGACACAAGAAGAGCTAGATAATCTAGATGAAATGATTCTTAAGTTTGATGGTAAGATTCATTCTCCTAGTGATTATGATCATACCGTTGCAGGGCTTCAGCGCTTTATTGAAGATAGTGGCCTCACTAAGTATTTTAGTGCGAGAGAGATGATTAGCGCTAATAATAAATCTGTTGCTAGAAAATGTGGTTATGAAAACCTACTGCCAAGTAGATGTAGATGGAAGTCCGCTGTCGCTCAAGGTCTGCTTGCTGTTGAGCTTAGAAACGAAATTAATAAGGGAAGTAAATCAGCTTCAGGAATTCACCTTAGAAACTGGTGGAGGCCAACTTGTTATAACTCAAGTGTTGGCGGCGCTAAAAGTAGTGATCACGTTCAAGCGAGAGGCTTTGATTTAGACTTTAATACGCCAAAAGAGAGAGCGATAGCTCAAGCTTATCTATGTAAAATGTACAAAGATGGAAAGCCTTTAAGTTTACAAGTTGGAATTGGCTGCCAGACACTACATGTAGGAATAGGCTCCCCAAAGAGGCTTTCAAATTATCCAAAAGACGGGTCTCGCTTTTGGAAATATGGGTCTTTAAATAATTGTTCTATCAAGAGAATTAAAGAAGATGATTGCTGGAAGTTTGGTGAGGACGGAAAGCTTCATATTCACACTGAAGACGGTGGGAGTGGTGTCCTCTAA
- a CDS encoding transporter substrate-binding domain-containing protein: protein MYLFSFSVLGSNKLVVVGEEFPPYKFIEKGNLIGIDVEIISNILKRLDINFEVLSCPWKRCWKMLQDGEADLGLSVSNKLDRKKYVYFPENSVWSADFYFFATKETKEKYHLSSIEDARKNKLKVGIVRGNSYHESFWKVFPRDENNYNNQLSPTANALMNFRKLSKGRIDLFPIPKTIGLFTI from the coding sequence ATTTATTTATTTTCATTCTCTGTACTAGGCAGTAACAAACTCGTTGTTGTTGGGGAAGAGTTTCCTCCTTATAAATTTATAGAGAAAGGCAATCTTATTGGAATAGATGTCGAAATTATATCGAATATTTTAAAACGATTGGATATTAATTTTGAAGTGCTCTCGTGTCCTTGGAAGAGGTGTTGGAAAATGCTTCAAGATGGTGAAGCTGATTTGGGATTATCTGTTTCCAATAAATTAGATCGTAAAAAGTATGTTTACTTTCCTGAGAATTCTGTCTGGAGTGCTGATTTCTATTTCTTTGCGACAAAAGAGACAAAAGAGAAGTATCATTTATCCTCAATAGAGGATGCAAGAAAAAATAAATTAAAAGTAGGTATTGTTAGAGGGAACTCTTATCATGAATCATTTTGGAAAGTTTTTCCACGTGATGAGAATAATTATAATAATCAACTCTCTCCAACCGCAAATGCTTTAATGAATTTTAGAAAGCTTAGTAAGGGAAGAATTGATCTCTTCCCAATACCGAAGACTATTGGACTTTTTACAATTTAG
- a CDS encoding LysR family transcriptional regulator produces MFEELETLNALARHKTMGKAATSLRVTQSSVSKRIQALEEISNKELIVKNGRLVELTPAAFALLDKALPLLRELKETIKGELETKVSRISIGFSESILSSWGAHVISKYALKKKETILEPHAHRTPVIVDKVVSGDYSIAIVGGRPKNYPGLHFENLGEEEMVIVGKCGRLFCAEMTSGTWKAISKQAAKLEIVIEERSEFLSPIAHMARNGFCRGLVPVAVAKSAGFSRREMLKTGIHRPIYAVGRKRAFLREDISDLLEFIRSSLKKY; encoded by the coding sequence ATGTTTGAAGAGCTAGAAACCTTAAATGCACTCGCTAGACACAAGACAATGGGAAAGGCGGCAACTTCCCTTAGAGTTACTCAATCAAGTGTTAGTAAGCGTATTCAAGCACTCGAGGAAATTTCTAATAAAGAACTTATTGTAAAGAATGGTCGACTTGTAGAGCTTACTCCTGCTGCATTTGCACTCTTAGATAAAGCGCTTCCTCTTCTTCGTGAATTAAAAGAAACGATTAAAGGAGAATTGGAGACAAAGGTTTCAAGAATATCAATTGGTTTTTCAGAATCAATACTATCCTCTTGGGGGGCTCACGTTATTTCAAAGTATGCTCTAAAGAAGAAGGAGACTATTCTTGAACCCCATGCACATCGAACACCAGTTATCGTTGATAAGGTAGTTTCAGGAGATTATAGCATCGCAATTGTTGGAGGAAGGCCAAAGAATTATCCAGGGTTACATTTTGAAAACCTTGGTGAGGAAGAAATGGTTATTGTTGGTAAATGTGGGCGTTTATTTTGCGCTGAAATGACAAGTGGAACATGGAAAGCAATTTCAAAGCAAGCTGCAAAACTTGAAATTGTAATAGAAGAGAGGAGTGAGTTCTTATCTCCAATTGCGCATATGGCACGCAATGGATTTTGCCGAGGATTAGTTCCAGTTGCTGTTGCAAAGAGTGCTGGATTTTCTAGAAGAGAAATGTTGAAGACGGGAATACATAGACCTATATATGCTGTTGGAAGAAAGAGGGCATTTCTTAGAGAAGATATTTCTGACTTATTAGAGTTTATAAGAAGCTCTTTAAAGAAGTACTAA
- a CDS encoding TSUP family transporter — protein MSLITAFIYILLTSTLSGALGMAGGVILLAIFLVVFPLPIALILHGLTQTSSNGFRAFINREHIRKKVIFPYIIGAILAYGVFEFIHIRPSKKVIFILLGLMPLLGILKRTSIHFDIEKKGRSFLCGIAVSATQAVAGVSGSVLDLFYLSSTLGRFSIVANKAFTQAFGHMLKTFYFLQIYNFKVTDISPEMYAIAIITLLFGSIFGKKILGKFNDNSFLVVAKTLMIFFSGVMLYKGIV, from the coding sequence ATGAGCCTAATAACTGCTTTTATTTACATACTACTCACAAGTACTCTCTCTGGTGCCCTTGGCATGGCGGGAGGAGTAATACTTCTGGCCATCTTCCTAGTCGTTTTTCCCTTACCTATTGCTCTAATTCTTCACGGTTTAACCCAAACAAGCTCTAACGGTTTTAGGGCCTTTATAAACAGGGAACACATCAGAAAAAAAGTGATCTTTCCATACATTATTGGAGCAATACTCGCCTATGGAGTTTTTGAATTTATACATATAAGACCTTCAAAGAAGGTTATTTTTATTTTGCTTGGGCTCATGCCACTACTTGGTATTTTAAAAAGAACTTCTATTCATTTTGACATTGAAAAAAAGGGAAGATCATTTCTATGCGGAATAGCTGTGAGTGCTACTCAAGCAGTAGCTGGAGTATCAGGGAGTGTTTTAGACTTATTCTATCTTTCAAGTACTCTAGGAAGGTTTTCAATCGTAGCTAATAAAGCCTTCACCCAGGCCTTTGGTCATATGCTAAAAACTTTCTACTTCTTACAGATATATAACTTCAAAGTGACAGATATCTCTCCAGAAATGTATGCGATAGCAATAATCACACTGCTATTTGGTAGTATTTTTGGAAAGAAAATTCTTGGAAAATTTAATGATAATTCATTTTTAGTCGTAGCAAAAACTCTTATGATATTCTTCAGCGGAGTGATGCTATACAAAGGTATTGTTTAA
- a CDS encoding chloride channel protein: MKLDIKLNKFLRWTFLSLLSGLLAGLSSSIFLILLSLSTQTREENMFLLYLLPLAGLFIGFIYYKFGKGSEKGNNLILDEIHNPKKVIPLRMVPFVLFGTLLTHLFGGSAGREGTAVQMGGTLSDNISRFIKVTAYERRVLLIAGSGAGLGAAISAPWAGVIFGMEIITVGKLRLFALYQCLIASFVGYYVVHFLKVPHTIYPTVNFPQFKVSYILYLILAGILFGLTANTFSRLTHFITSIFKKTISYPPLRPFIGGIILLILYRLEGSYQYTGLGLNTIQDSLREQSHWSMTLFKIFFTALTLGSGFKGGEFTPLVFIGATLGSALAIFTPIPFELLAALGFVSVFGGAANAPIACIIMAIEVFGIEIAPYAFITCYMSYYFSGHNGIYQSQRYFSKKHQKAFHLILSLKRMLFRS; this comes from the coding sequence ATGAAATTAGATATTAAATTGAATAAATTCCTGAGATGGACTTTCTTAAGTCTTCTCTCAGGACTTCTAGCTGGACTTAGTTCATCAATATTTCTCATACTACTCTCTCTCTCAACTCAGACTAGAGAAGAAAATATGTTCCTCCTCTATCTTCTTCCGTTAGCGGGATTATTCATTGGATTTATTTATTACAAATTTGGAAAAGGCTCAGAGAAAGGAAATAACTTAATCTTAGACGAGATACATAATCCAAAGAAAGTCATTCCTCTTCGTATGGTCCCATTTGTTCTCTTTGGAACTTTGCTAACTCACCTATTCGGAGGTTCTGCCGGACGAGAAGGAACTGCCGTACAAATGGGAGGAACTCTATCCGATAATATTTCCCGTTTCATAAAAGTAACTGCCTATGAGAGAAGAGTTTTATTAATAGCTGGATCAGGAGCTGGTCTAGGTGCGGCGATCTCAGCCCCATGGGCCGGAGTTATTTTTGGAATGGAAATTATCACTGTCGGAAAACTTAGACTCTTTGCACTCTACCAGTGCTTGATTGCCTCTTTTGTTGGTTACTATGTAGTACATTTTCTAAAAGTTCCTCACACAATTTATCCAACAGTTAATTTTCCTCAGTTTAAAGTCTCTTATATTTTATACCTTATTTTAGCCGGCATTTTATTTGGGTTAACTGCAAATACTTTTTCACGACTTACTCACTTTATTACGAGTATCTTTAAGAAAACAATTTCCTATCCCCCACTTAGACCTTTTATTGGAGGAATTATACTCTTAATACTCTATCGCCTGGAAGGCAGTTACCAATATACAGGACTAGGATTAAATACTATTCAAGATTCTCTTCGCGAGCAAAGTCACTGGAGCATGACTCTTTTTAAAATATTCTTTACTGCCTTAACTCTTGGGTCGGGATTTAAAGGCGGAGAATTTACTCCTCTTGTTTTCATTGGGGCAACTCTTGGAAGTGCCCTCGCGATTTTCACACCTATTCCCTTTGAACTTCTGGCTGCACTGGGATTTGTTTCAGTTTTTGGCGGAGCTGCAAACGCTCCAATAGCTTGTATCATAATGGCCATAGAGGTTTTTGGTATCGAGATTGCTCCTTATGCTTTTATCACCTGCTATATGAGTTACTATTTTTCAGGGCATAATGGAATTTACCAATCACAGAGATATTTTTCAAAGAAACATCAAAAGGCATTCCACCTTATCTTATCTCTTAAAAGAATGCTCTTTAGGTCATAA
- a CDS encoding shikimate kinase → MNKVLVIGVSCSGKTTFGRRLAKLLGVNFYDLDDLYWFPGWIESNPLEFSEKVSKLLGQDRWVFVGNYKSVQKMLIESSDTVIWLDYSKSLVWIQALNRCFNRIILRTSCCNGNYESFFRTFFSRDSILLWIFKDYTRRKRKYNLMLESGEFDGKTFVHLKRRSDAEEFFKVIDIV, encoded by the coding sequence ATGAATAAAGTTCTAGTCATTGGAGTGAGTTGTTCTGGAAAGACAACTTTTGGAAGAAGATTGGCAAAACTTCTAGGTGTGAATTTCTACGATTTAGATGATTTATATTGGTTTCCTGGTTGGATAGAATCGAATCCATTGGAGTTTTCAGAAAAGGTGTCGAAGCTTCTTGGGCAAGATAGATGGGTCTTCGTTGGAAATTATAAGTCTGTTCAAAAAATGCTAATTGAAAGTAGTGATACCGTTATATGGCTAGATTATTCGAAAAGTCTTGTTTGGATTCAGGCCTTAAATAGGTGTTTTAATCGAATTATTTTAAGGACAAGTTGTTGTAACGGAAATTATGAAAGCTTCTTCAGAACTTTCTTTAGTAGGGACTCAATTCTTCTTTGGATTTTTAAAGATTATACTCGAAGAAAAAGAAAGTATAATTTGATGCTTGAGAGTGGAGAGTTTGATGGAAAGACGTTTGTTCATTTAAAGAGAAGGTCTGATGCTGAAGAGTTCTTTAAAGTGATAGATATTGTTTGA